Proteins encoded in a region of the Bradyrhizobium sp. CB3481 genome:
- a CDS encoding YscO family type III secretion system apparatus protein — translation MRESALDNAVAAVDVARTNLRKWQQHRRRLEGVLYQSLIGETVSLNELVRLKEKIIALHEHQQLLEGCIEKALAVADPARQACEDAYNAVREAYKQFDKCEHLLRAFDSSTAGEE, via the coding sequence GTGCGGGAATCAGCTCTCGACAACGCTGTCGCTGCCGTCGACGTCGCTCGGACAAACCTTCGTAAATGGCAGCAACACCGTCGTCGTCTGGAAGGCGTACTATACCAGTCGCTGATCGGAGAAACTGTCAGCCTTAACGAGCTTGTAAGGTTGAAGGAGAAGATAATCGCACTGCACGAGCACCAACAGCTGCTCGAAGGGTGTATTGAGAAGGCATTGGCGGTAGCCGACCCTGCCCGGCAGGCCTGCGAGGACGCGTACAACGCCGTGCGTGAAGCATATAAGCAATTCGATAAATGCGAACACTTGCTGCGGGCCTTTGATAGCTCGACGGCGGGGGAGGAGTAG
- a CDS encoding tyrosine-type recombinase/integrase, translating into MSSVVKRIMKRADIVPPVKGAHVLRHTAATEMLRQGVPLDKIGLVLRHRGVDTTAYYAKADVALLKQVAQPWPEAL; encoded by the coding sequence ATGTCGTCGGTGGTGAAGCGTATCATGAAGCGGGCCGACATCGTGCCGCCGGTCAAAGGGGCCCACGTTCTGCGGCACACTGCGGCGACCGAGATGCTGCGTCAAGGCGTGCCGCTCGACAAGATCGGCCTCGTCCTTCGGCATCGCGGCGTCGACACGACGGCCTATTACGCAAAGGCCGACGTCGCGCTGCTGAAGCAGGTTGCTCAGCCCTGGCCGGAGGCACTCTGA
- the sctN gene encoding type III secretion system ATPase SctN has translation MTLPAPSPPSLAPIGLSEQDIDRVFQRASGAIVQTQTLHFRGRILQIVGTLIRATVPGARIGELCALRNPEEDHRLTAEVVGVERDVAILTPLGEMQGLSTLTEVIPMRKPLLVPAGWNLLGRVLDGLGRPLDTSTRGPLIAEAHVPVHSNAPDPLTRRNIGNVLPVGVRAIDGLLTCGEGQRTGIFAAAGAGKSTLLSMLVRGAAVDLTVIALVGERGREVQEFVEYNFRAGQGPNSVFVVATSDRPAMERVKAAYVATAIAEWFRDQGKRVLLVMDSVTRFARAQREIGLAAGEPATRRGFPPSVLAALPQLLERAGNNDRGSITAFYTVLVEGDDMAEPIADETRSILDGHIVLSRTLAMSNHYPAIDILASVSRVMSVIAAPQHKQLARTLRELMAKYQEIEPLIRFGEYKKETDPLADAATAKIEHIRSFLRQPTSEQIGFDSTLRELAACLA, from the coding sequence ATGACCCTGCCAGCTCCCTCGCCGCCGTCGCTCGCCCCGATTGGCCTTTCGGAGCAAGACATTGATCGCGTCTTTCAGCGTGCGAGCGGAGCAATCGTGCAGACGCAAACACTGCATTTCCGCGGCCGAATCCTTCAGATCGTCGGAACACTCATTCGTGCGACGGTACCTGGAGCTCGAATCGGTGAACTGTGTGCCCTCCGCAATCCTGAAGAGGACCATCGATTGACCGCCGAGGTTGTGGGTGTTGAACGCGATGTCGCGATTCTGACGCCGCTTGGGGAAATGCAGGGGCTCTCTACTCTCACGGAGGTGATTCCGATGAGAAAGCCTCTGCTGGTGCCAGCGGGCTGGAACCTGCTTGGTCGGGTACTTGACGGTCTTGGCCGCCCGCTCGACACATCTACTCGTGGCCCGTTGATTGCGGAAGCGCACGTGCCGGTCCACAGCAATGCACCGGATCCCTTGACCCGACGTAACATAGGTAACGTTCTTCCGGTCGGCGTACGTGCGATCGACGGTCTTTTGACATGCGGGGAGGGACAGCGCACGGGCATTTTTGCCGCGGCGGGCGCCGGCAAGAGTACGCTGCTGTCGATGCTGGTGCGCGGCGCCGCGGTTGACCTGACGGTGATAGCACTGGTCGGCGAGCGAGGACGAGAGGTGCAGGAGTTCGTTGAATACAATTTTCGCGCAGGACAAGGACCGAACTCAGTTTTTGTCGTTGCGACATCCGACCGTCCCGCCATGGAGCGGGTGAAGGCGGCCTATGTGGCCACGGCAATTGCTGAATGGTTTCGCGATCAAGGTAAGCGTGTGTTGCTTGTTATGGATTCGGTGACCCGCTTTGCGCGGGCGCAGAGGGAGATCGGTCTGGCGGCGGGTGAGCCAGCCACCCGGCGCGGTTTTCCACCATCAGTCCTCGCGGCTCTGCCGCAGCTCCTGGAGCGTGCCGGAAACAACGATCGCGGATCGATAACAGCCTTTTATACCGTGCTCGTCGAGGGCGATGATATGGCTGAACCGATCGCGGATGAAACACGCTCCATTCTTGATGGTCACATTGTGCTCTCACGCACCCTGGCGATGTCGAATCACTATCCTGCTATCGACATTCTGGCGAGTGTCAGCCGGGTTATGAGCGTTATCGCGGCCCCGCAGCATAAACAGTTGGCACGGACGCTCCGGGAACTGATGGCTAAGTACCAAGAAATAGAACCGTTGATCCGCTTCGGCGAGTACAAGAAAGAAACCGATCCACTCGCCGATGCGGCGACCGCCAAAATCGAGCATATACGCAGCTTCCTGCGACAGCCGACATCCGAGCAGATCGGTTTCGACTCTACGCTTCGCGAGCTTGCTGCGTGCCTGGCATGA
- a CDS encoding IS110 family transposase, translating to MDVHRTFGEVVFWEDGRLRHAGRIDMTRTALEGFGKTLLASDEVVVEATANSMAASRVLAPFVARVIIANPLQVKAIAQAHVKTDKIDAGTLASLQAAGYLPQIWTPDAETERKRRLVARRYQVVRHRTRLKNEVHSILHAHLIPKCPHADLFNARGRAWLAAQQLPDDERAAIDRHVRELDRLAEDLALLDREIAQNAIDDSAVNRLMTITGVNLAVAAGIVAAIGNISRFNSPQKLVSYFGLNPRVRQSGLGAAHHGRISKIGRSHARAMLVEAAWAAAKAPGPLHAFFVRIRARRGHQIAAVAVARKLTVLCWHLLTKGEDYLWAGPSLVANKTRAMQLQAGHPQQKGSRRGPAYAYNIKALRDREMLIAAQAEQSYERLVTQWKPRRPKTGARAPQLGRTK from the coding sequence ATTGATGTCCACCGAACCTTCGGGGAGGTGGTGTTTTGGGAGGACGGCAGGCTCCGACATGCGGGCCGCATTGATATGACGCGGACTGCGTTGGAGGGATTTGGCAAGACCCTGCTGGCCAGTGATGAGGTGGTGGTCGAAGCGACCGCCAACAGCATGGCGGCCTCGCGAGTGCTGGCGCCGTTCGTGGCACGGGTGATTATCGCCAATCCGCTGCAGGTGAAGGCGATCGCCCAGGCTCACGTCAAGACCGACAAGATCGATGCCGGCACGCTCGCCAGTCTGCAGGCGGCCGGGTACCTGCCGCAGATCTGGACGCCTGATGCGGAGACCGAACGCAAGCGTCGGCTGGTGGCGCGGCGCTACCAGGTCGTGCGGCACCGTACGCGGCTCAAGAACGAGGTGCATTCGATCCTGCACGCACACCTGATCCCGAAGTGCCCGCACGCCGATCTGTTCAATGCTCGCGGCCGGGCGTGGTTGGCCGCTCAGCAGCTGCCAGACGATGAGCGCGCGGCGATCGATCGGCACGTCCGTGAGCTTGACCGGCTGGCGGAAGACCTGGCCCTGCTCGACCGCGAGATCGCGCAGAACGCCATAGACGATTCCGCGGTCAACCGATTGATGACGATCACCGGCGTGAATCTGGCGGTCGCCGCCGGCATCGTGGCGGCGATCGGCAACATCAGCCGGTTCAACAGCCCGCAGAAGCTGGTGAGTTATTTTGGGCTGAATCCGCGGGTGCGGCAGTCCGGGCTGGGAGCCGCCCACCACGGCCGCATCAGCAAGATCGGCCGCAGTCATGCGCGTGCCATGCTGGTCGAGGCGGCTTGGGCCGCGGCCAAGGCGCCCGGTCCACTGCATGCGTTTTTCGTCCGCATCCGCGCCCGGCGCGGTCATCAGATCGCCGCGGTGGCCGTGGCTCGCAAGCTCACTGTGCTTTGCTGGCATTTGTTGACGAAGGGCGAGGATTACCTGTGGGCGGGCCCATCGCTGGTCGCCAACAAGACCCGCGCGATGCAGCTTCAAGCCGGACATCCACAACAGAAAGGCAGCCGGCGCGGGCCAGCCTATGCCTACAATATCAAGGCGCTACGCGACCGCGAGATGTTGATTGCCGCCCAGGCCGAGCAAAGCTACGAGCGCTTGGTGACGCAATGGAAGCCACGGCGGCCAAAAACCGGCGCGCGGGCGCCTCAGCTTGGCAGGACAAAATAG
- a CDS encoding tyrosine-type recombinase/integrase, whose translation MMELRSDPAGWRPKDIRSYLLERASNSGRGTIEKITTSLRALLRYLAVAGRCQAGLDGAVPAYAHWQLADMPRYLSTEQVDRLIAACDGDAGARRRDRAIVLLLVRLGLRAGDVAQLRLTDIEWQTGSLRVCGKSRYEVRLPLPQEVGDAIAAYLECQPSTRRNDVLFLRTIAPCGHSGEATPCRRW comes from the coding sequence ATGATGGAGCTTCGATCTGATCCGGCCGGCTGGAGGCCGAAGGATATCCGCAGTTACTTACTGGAGCGGGCGAGCAATAGCGGGCGTGGAACGATCGAGAAGATTACGACGAGCCTGCGGGCTTTGCTGCGGTATCTCGCAGTCGCAGGCCGTTGTCAGGCAGGTCTCGACGGCGCCGTTCCGGCCTACGCTCATTGGCAGCTTGCCGACATGCCCCGGTATCTATCGACCGAGCAGGTCGACCGGCTGATCGCTGCCTGTGACGGCGACGCTGGTGCGCGCCGGCGTGATCGTGCGATCGTACTTTTGTTGGTGCGCCTCGGCCTGCGGGCCGGTGACGTGGCGCAACTGCGTCTCACCGATATCGAGTGGCAAACGGGATCGCTGCGGGTCTGCGGCAAGTCGCGCTACGAAGTCCGGCTGCCGCTACCACAAGAAGTCGGGGATGCGATCGCCGCCTATCTCGAATGCCAGCCGTCTACCCGCCGGAACGATGTCTTGTTCCTACGCACAATCGCGCCATGCGGCCATTCCGGCGAGGCGACGCCATGTCGTCGGTGGTGA
- a CDS encoding tyrosine-type recombinase/integrase translates to MRDAIETYLALRRTTGFAMSTAEYLLKSFAAFAAERGQTYVATKTAIDWAALGPSVAQRDARLRAVCRFVRHVRVEDVGHELPPANYFGARKKRRTPHIYTTDEISRLVEAALRLRPMRGLRPHTQATLIALLSSTGLRISEALKLTIADLTREGLLIRETKFRKTRLMPLHDTTAAGLQRYLARRGPGSDEDQLLFVFAADRLKVRPSALKLEQIDAAALVSAFLEHLEDERKNAAVTRNVRLAAIKSFFRFLEYRQPAALDQIRRVLAIPFKKTDTRLVPHLLREELQAVLDAPDPATRDGIRDRAMLHVASCAGLRVSKLTGLKVDDIDLPSMSIRVLGKGRRERTLPLLKPAVTALRAWLAIRGQVAAPEVFVNARGEPLSRWGGAYLLRQHAATAARKQPGLARKRVSPHVLRHTCAMVVLQATADIRKVSLWLGHATLTTTEVYTRGDPTEKLDAMEAIVPPHLRRGVFQPTDQLIELLRRIS, encoded by the coding sequence ATGCGCGACGCCATCGAGACCTATCTCGCGCTCCGCCGCACCACGGGCTTCGCGATGTCGACCGCGGAGTATCTGCTAAAGAGCTTTGCCGCGTTCGCGGCCGAGCGCGGACAAACGTACGTCGCAACAAAAACAGCAATCGACTGGGCCGCGCTCGGACCATCCGTCGCGCAACGCGATGCACGGCTAAGAGCCGTCTGTCGCTTCGTACGCCATGTCCGGGTGGAGGACGTCGGGCACGAGCTACCGCCAGCAAATTACTTCGGCGCCCGTAAGAAGCGTCGCACGCCGCACATCTACACGACAGACGAGATCAGTCGGCTGGTCGAAGCTGCGCTGCGGCTTCGGCCAATGCGCGGCTTGCGCCCGCACACGCAAGCGACCTTGATAGCGCTGCTCTCATCCACCGGCCTCAGGATCTCCGAAGCGCTGAAGCTGACGATCGCGGACTTGACCCGCGAGGGTCTGTTGATCCGCGAGACCAAGTTCCGCAAGACGCGACTGATGCCGCTGCACGACACGACGGCCGCCGGCTTGCAACGATATCTGGCACGTCGCGGGCCCGGCTCAGACGAAGATCAGCTGCTGTTCGTGTTCGCCGCCGACCGGCTCAAGGTCAGACCATCGGCGCTGAAGCTCGAGCAGATCGATGCCGCCGCGCTCGTCAGCGCCTTCCTCGAGCATCTCGAGGACGAGCGCAAAAACGCGGCCGTGACGCGCAACGTTCGCCTGGCGGCGATCAAGTCGTTCTTTCGCTTCCTCGAGTACCGGCAGCCGGCAGCGCTCGACCAGATCCGCCGTGTACTGGCGATCCCGTTCAAGAAAACTGACACGCGCCTGGTGCCCCACCTTTTGCGCGAAGAGCTCCAAGCCGTGCTCGACGCTCCCGATCCGGCGACACGCGATGGCATCCGTGATCGCGCAATGCTGCACGTGGCCAGCTGCGCAGGGCTGCGCGTCTCCAAGCTGACGGGCCTCAAGGTCGATGACATCGACCTGCCTTCGATGAGCATCCGCGTGCTCGGCAAGGGACGGCGGGAGCGGACGCTGCCATTATTGAAGCCGGCGGTCACTGCACTGCGCGCGTGGCTGGCCATCCGCGGGCAGGTCGCGGCACCCGAGGTGTTCGTCAACGCCCGCGGTGAGCCGCTGAGCCGATGGGGCGGTGCCTATCTGCTCAGGCAGCACGCCGCGACTGCGGCTCGCAAGCAGCCCGGTCTCGCCAGGAAACGCGTCTCGCCCCACGTGCTCAGGCACACCTGCGCGATGGTCGTCCTGCAAGCGACCGCGGACATCCGGAAGGTGTCGCTGTGGCTGGGCCACGCTACGCTGACGACCACCGAGGTCTACACGCGCGGCGATCCGACCGAGAAGCTCGATGCGATGGAGGCGATCGTGCCGCCCCACCTGCGGCGCGGCGTCTTCCAGCCCACCGACCAGCTGATCGAACTCCTGAGGCGTATCTCGTAA